A part of Bacillus thuringiensis genomic DNA contains:
- a CDS encoding ABC transporter permease, whose protein sequence is MTFSMRRVSAIFRKEVQDFKTNSQVLLMASLPIIFAFIFSRFGQGSAGVGIITLMAFLFVAGFVQSMVIAEEKEKHTLRVLMLSPASSVEVLLGKSILTACLTLCICIVNLFILDQFSGNLVLLGFIFLSGTILFIVIGTTIGLLAESVPQTSLIGMPILMTMYLAVQFEPMVENKVIKTMIEYLPTSHMEKAINSLVEGAGFSSISGHVLNVGVWLIISLIACLIVYKKKQMD, encoded by the coding sequence ATGACATTTTCAATGAGACGTGTATCAGCTATTTTTAGAAAAGAAGTACAAGATTTTAAGACAAATTCACAAGTGTTGTTAATGGCATCTTTACCAATTATATTTGCATTTATATTTAGCAGGTTTGGGCAAGGGAGTGCAGGAGTTGGTATTATTACTTTAATGGCCTTTCTATTCGTTGCAGGGTTTGTTCAATCAATGGTAATTGCAGAAGAAAAAGAAAAACATACATTGCGTGTTTTAATGCTATCGCCAGCTTCTTCTGTTGAAGTTCTTCTTGGAAAAAGTATATTAACAGCATGTTTGACGCTTTGTATTTGTATTGTGAATTTATTCATTCTAGATCAATTCAGTGGCAATCTTGTATTGCTAGGGTTTATTTTCTTAAGTGGAACAATTCTATTTATCGTAATTGGAACAACGATTGGGTTATTAGCTGAGTCTGTACCGCAAACATCACTAATTGGAATGCCGATATTAATGACGATGTATTTAGCTGTACAGTTTGAGCCAATGGTTGAAAATAAAGTAATTAAGACAATGATTGAGTATCTTCCAACATCTCATATGGAAAAAGCAATTAACAGCTTAGTAGAGGGAGCAGGGTTTAGTAGTATTAGTGGGCATGTACTAAATGTTGGAGTGTGGCTTATTATTTCACTTATTGCATGTTTAATCGTATATAAAAAGAAACAAATGGACTAA
- a CDS encoding ABC transporter ATP-binding protein produces the protein MTLAIEMKDVMKSFNEKTALRNVNIEVKQGEIFGFLGPSGSGKTTTVKILTSQLLHSVGTVRVLGKDITGPSSIDYKRIGILTDNSGLYERLSIYDNLLLFCDLYDCKKERIDEVLAQVNLLDDKKTPVKKLSKGMKQRVTLARAILHKPDILFLDEPTSALDPVNVQNIHKILKDLNKEGTTIFLTTHNMDEAETLCNRIAFLCGGEIVALDTPENLRLQYAKDQIQVVLKDKQKEVVQKDELGAKRISEWMKKGELLSIHSQEPTLGDIFIEVTGRGL, from the coding sequence ATGACATTGGCAATTGAAATGAAAGATGTAATGAAAAGTTTTAACGAAAAAACGGCACTTCGAAATGTAAACATTGAGGTGAAGCAAGGAGAAATTTTTGGATTCCTTGGACCGAGTGGATCTGGAAAAACGACAACAGTAAAGATTTTAACTTCTCAATTGCTGCATAGCGTTGGAACAGTGAGGGTACTAGGTAAAGATATTACAGGGCCAAGCAGCATTGATTATAAACGAATTGGTATTTTAACAGACAACAGTGGATTATACGAAAGACTTAGCATTTATGATAACTTACTATTATTTTGTGACTTATACGATTGCAAAAAAGAACGAATCGATGAAGTGCTAGCGCAAGTGAATCTATTAGATGATAAAAAAACACCAGTAAAGAAATTATCAAAAGGAATGAAGCAGCGCGTTACATTAGCTAGAGCAATCCTTCATAAACCAGATATCCTCTTCTTAGATGAACCAACATCTGCACTCGATCCAGTAAACGTACAAAACATTCATAAAATCTTAAAAGACTTAAATAAAGAAGGAACGACGATTTTCTTAACGACTCACAACATGGACGAAGCAGAAACGCTTTGTAACCGCATTGCCTTTCTGTGCGGTGGAGAAATTGTAGCGCTTGATACGCCAGAGAACCTGCGCTTGCAATACGCTAAGGATCAAATACAAGTCGTATTAAAAGATAAACAAAAAGAAGTCGTGCAAAAAGATGAATTAGGCGCAAAACGTATTTCAGAATGGATGAAAAAGGGCGAATTACTATCGATTCATTCACAAGAGCCAACGCTAGGCGATATCTTTATTGAAGTTACTGGGAGGGGACTATAA
- a CDS encoding LytTR family transcriptional regulator DNA-binding domain-containing protein: MALLELKQLGKTNQLPAVELKVEKGQCVVLQCNNHTAKVLHRIIIGEEEASTGNVLFEGESIGKKNYSRIGFCFLKDEAYERLKVKEYYKFLLGLYESNVSIEEVVQFVGLLDKLNVKIEKLSFSEKRRLHIGRVMIHNPDLVILEEPEQNVDTESTIIIRKAIMAMKEKGKAIFITSSFLSDALSLTEDVYILNNDGVKKIEIEQEEVEEVDEEKVVQMIPQMKLERIPAKVNDKIILLDPMEIHFIETQNGVTHIHVREGDFVCALTLSELEARLTGFGFFRCHRSYLVNLQRVREVITWTRNSFSLILDDERKSSIPLSKGRMDELKGVIGL, encoded by the coding sequence ATGGCGTTATTGGAGTTGAAACAATTAGGGAAGACGAATCAGTTACCGGCAGTTGAACTGAAGGTTGAGAAGGGGCAATGTGTTGTTTTGCAATGTAATAACCATACAGCTAAAGTGTTACACCGCATTATTATTGGTGAGGAAGAAGCTTCAACTGGCAACGTGCTATTTGAGGGAGAATCGATTGGAAAGAAAAATTATTCTCGCATCGGCTTTTGTTTTTTGAAAGATGAAGCGTACGAACGTCTGAAGGTAAAGGAATACTACAAGTTTTTATTAGGGCTGTATGAATCAAATGTGAGTATAGAAGAAGTAGTACAATTTGTCGGCCTCTTAGATAAATTAAACGTTAAAATAGAAAAATTATCATTTTCAGAGAAACGTCGCCTTCATATCGGGCGAGTTATGATTCATAATCCGGATTTAGTTATTTTGGAAGAGCCAGAGCAAAATGTAGATACAGAGAGCACGATTATTATTCGAAAAGCAATTATGGCGATGAAAGAGAAAGGAAAAGCGATTTTTATTACGTCATCCTTTCTATCGGACGCCCTTTCGTTAACAGAAGATGTATACATATTAAACAATGATGGTGTGAAGAAAATAGAAATCGAACAAGAAGAAGTTGAAGAGGTTGATGAAGAAAAGGTTGTTCAAATGATTCCGCAGATGAAACTTGAAAGAATTCCAGCGAAAGTGAACGATAAAATCATTTTACTAGATCCGATGGAAATTCATTTCATTGAAACGCAAAACGGAGTGACACATATTCATGTGCGTGAAGGTGATTTCGTATGTGCATTAACATTAAGTGAACTAGAAGCGAGATTAACAGGATTCGGGTTCTTTAGATGTCATCGCTCGTACCTTGTGAATTTACAAAGAGTACGAGAAGTGATTACGTGGACTCGTAACAGTTTTAGTTTAATTTTGGATGACGAAAGAAAAAGTTCAATCCCGCTTTCAAAAGGACGAATGGATGAATTAAAAGGCGTGATTGGGCTATAA
- the spoIID gene encoding stage II sporulation protein D → MKFSKPLFITVALLIALVIIVPAALVIPFAKAKVGEEAASKTPPAIESIPAPGKVDTAVQVAVYREKQKKVDTLPMEEYVTGVVASEMNASFEIEALKAQALAARTFVVQRMLSGGKKNNADVTDTVKDQVYKSKEELKKQWGNNYENNLKKIEEAVSKTAGQVLTYDGKPISASFFSTSNGRTENAADYWGNDYPYLKSVDSPWDQASPKFTSEQTFTVADFQKRLGVKVLADGKIGDIKGRTEGKRVKDVAFQGKTLTGRDVRDKLDLRSSDFTWKQEGDKIIVTTKGFGHGVGMSQYGANGMAAEGKKYTDIVAHYYKGVEIKSMNDYEGKLMVKK, encoded by the coding sequence ATGAAATTTTCAAAGCCACTTTTCATCACAGTAGCGCTCCTAATAGCGCTCGTTATCATTGTACCTGCTGCTCTTGTTATTCCGTTTGCGAAAGCAAAGGTAGGGGAAGAAGCAGCTTCTAAAACTCCTCCAGCGATAGAAAGTATACCAGCTCCAGGGAAAGTGGATACAGCGGTTCAAGTGGCTGTATATCGCGAGAAACAGAAGAAGGTAGATACATTACCTATGGAGGAGTATGTGACCGGTGTAGTAGCTTCTGAGATGAATGCCAGTTTTGAAATAGAGGCGCTAAAGGCGCAGGCATTAGCAGCGAGAACATTTGTGGTGCAGCGTATGCTAAGCGGAGGTAAGAAAAACAATGCGGATGTGACAGATACTGTGAAAGATCAAGTGTACAAAAGTAAAGAAGAATTGAAGAAACAATGGGGCAATAACTACGAAAATAATTTGAAGAAAATTGAAGAAGCCGTTTCGAAAACCGCAGGACAAGTTTTAACGTATGATGGCAAACCAATTTCAGCATCATTCTTCTCAACGAGTAATGGCCGGACAGAAAATGCGGCTGATTATTGGGGAAATGATTATCCGTACTTAAAGAGCGTAGATAGTCCGTGGGATCAAGCCTCTCCAAAATTTACGAGCGAGCAAACCTTTACGGTAGCTGACTTTCAAAAGCGTCTCGGTGTGAAAGTACTAGCAGACGGAAAGATTGGTGATATTAAAGGGCGTACAGAAGGAAAACGTGTAAAAGACGTAGCGTTTCAAGGTAAAACATTAACCGGAAGAGATGTACGTGACAAATTAGATTTACGCTCTTCTGACTTCACATGGAAGCAAGAGGGGGATAAAATCATCGTTACAACGAAGGGATTCGGTCACGGCGTTGGCATGAGCCAATACGGAGCAAATGGCATGGCAGCGGAAGGTAAGAAATATACAGATATCGTCGCTCATTATTATAAAGGTGTCGAAATAAAGTCGATGAACGATTATGAGGGAAAGTTGATGGTGAAGAAGTAG
- the murA gene encoding UDP-N-acetylglucosamine 1-carboxyvinyltransferase, with protein sequence MEKIIVRGGKRLNGTVRVEGAKNAVLPIIAAALLASDGKNVLSEVPVLSDVYTINEVLRHLNAEVVFENNQVTIDASKELNIEAPFEYVRKMRASVQVMGPLLARNGRARIALPGGCAIGSRPIDQHLKGFEAMGAKVQVGNGFVEAYVEGELKGAKIYLDFPSVGATENIMSAATLAKGTTILENAAKEPEIVDLANFLNAMGAKVRGAGTGTIRIEGVDKLYGGNHSIIPDRIEAGTFMVAAAITGGDILIENAVPEHLRSITAKMEEMGVKVIEENEGVRVIGPDKLKAVDIKTMPHPGFPTDMQSQMMALLLQADGTSMITETVFENRFMHVEEFRRMNADIKIEGRSVIMNGPNSLQGAEVGATDLRAAAALILAGLVSEGYTRVTELKHLDRGYVDFHKKLAALGATIERVNEKVEEVKEQEVSDLHA encoded by the coding sequence TTGGAAAAGATCATCGTCCGTGGCGGAAAGCGGTTAAACGGCACAGTGCGTGTTGAGGGCGCAAAAAATGCTGTATTACCTATAATCGCTGCAGCCCTATTAGCGAGTGATGGAAAGAATGTACTATCTGAAGTACCAGTTTTGTCTGATGTATACACAATTAATGAGGTATTACGTCATTTAAATGCTGAAGTCGTATTTGAAAATAACCAAGTAACAATCGATGCTTCTAAAGAACTAAACATCGAAGCACCATTTGAATATGTACGTAAAATGCGTGCATCTGTGCAAGTAATGGGACCATTACTTGCACGTAACGGTCGTGCTCGTATTGCACTTCCTGGTGGATGTGCAATTGGTTCACGTCCAATTGACCAACATTTAAAAGGCTTCGAAGCAATGGGAGCAAAAGTACAGGTTGGTAATGGTTTTGTTGAGGCATACGTTGAGGGAGAACTAAAAGGAGCTAAAATTTATTTAGACTTCCCAAGCGTGGGCGCGACAGAAAACATTATGTCTGCAGCTACATTAGCAAAAGGGACAACAATCCTTGAAAACGCAGCGAAAGAACCAGAAATCGTTGACTTAGCTAACTTCTTAAATGCGATGGGAGCGAAAGTACGCGGAGCTGGAACTGGAACGATTCGTATCGAAGGCGTTGATAAATTATATGGTGGAAACCACTCTATTATTCCTGACCGTATTGAAGCGGGAACATTCATGGTTGCAGCGGCAATTACTGGTGGAGACATCTTAATTGAAAATGCTGTACCTGAACACCTACGCTCAATTACAGCGAAAATGGAAGAAATGGGTGTTAAAGTTATTGAGGAAAATGAAGGTGTACGTGTTATCGGCCCAGATAAGTTAAAAGCGGTTGATATTAAAACTATGCCTCACCCAGGTTTCCCAACAGACATGCAATCACAAATGATGGCATTATTACTACAAGCTGATGGAACAAGTATGATTACAGAAACGGTATTCGAAAACCGCTTTATGCACGTTGAAGAATTCCGTCGTATGAATGCTGATATTAAAATCGAAGGTCGTTCTGTTATTATGAACGGTCCTAACAGCTTACAAGGTGCTGAAGTAGGCGCAACTGACTTACGTGCTGCTGCTGCATTAATCTTAGCTGGTTTAGTATCTGAAGGTTATACTCGTGTAACTGAGTTAAAGCATCTTGACCGTGGTTATGTAGATTTCCATAAGAAATTAGCTGCATTAGGTGCAACTATTGAACGTGTAAACGAAAAAGTAGAAGAAGTGAAAGAACAAGAAGTTTCTGATCTTCACGCTTAA